Part of the Temnothorax longispinosus isolate EJ_2023e chromosome 5, Tlon_JGU_v1, whole genome shotgun sequence genome is shown below.
CCTATCGTTGTGTGctattgcaattatatatacaccCAGACTCATAATATCGTATATCGTGAATTATGAAGCATTCTCGCGATGCTACCCCAAAACTTTCATTAAATGCACTACTttgtttaaatgttaattaacttATTCAGATATTAACTGTATGTAAATCGATGTTACGTCTGTATATAATTCAAAgacaaatttctttaaaaaaagattttaatatttgtttcatatgGTAATGCATATATCTGTATGTATATCCGATATGTATTTAAACCTCTCAGATCTGACGTGTTTTTctgacagaaaaaaatttgcgtACATGCAGCAATgagctaaaaaaattaaattgtgctTCAAACGCACATTTCACTTTTTTCACAGTTTAAATATCTCTGTTATTTATGAGTATCAGAATTGAgaggattaaaaaataaatagtgtAATTTCGATGATAAAAATGCCAATTAACGGTAATTTACTTCTCGCAGAAtgagatagaaaaattaaggTCTCAGTTAAACGATATGAGAGCGAGATGCGAGAAggcagagaaagaaaaaagcgaGATATTACTGCGCCGATTGACGACTATGGAAACAATGTCGAACAAAACGTCGACAGGCGAAGTGGCGAAACTACAGAAGAAAAACGAAGGTATCCATTTTTCCAAGTTTAcagaaaaaattcaatagacatttttttatagagagattcttttatattatgatcTTTTACGGCCtaaagattttcttttaaattcatacATGTACACGTGCGTGTTTTAGCACTTGTAcaagagaaaaatgtattgCTGGCAAAGATAAAAAGCTTGGAAAAAGAAACGACTGGTAAACCATACAGGGGTGAAAGGGATAAAACGCACGATGAATTACGTTCGAAACTGAAAGCCGCGGAAAACCTTTGCGAAAGCTTAATGGACGAAAACGAGGATATGAAAAAGGAAATTAGACAATTAGAAGAAGAGATCTATGAATTGCAAGATAATTTTAGGTATTATCTTCTTGCGCAAAGAATATCATGATATATCCTATTGAGATCccttattgtaatattatgcATGCTACTCGttgtatttttacaaagatatataactcttcatataattttatatttaataaaattataaaataacattattttgtgTCTATATGtgtctatattattttatttcaagtgtTATGGTTTTGTTTTAAAACTGATAATAATGGCAATTTTTGATATGTGTGGTTATTAATACTACGAAAAGATTCTAATCAgacacattaatatatttatacttaaatcATCACTAATTGCGAAGTACGACTCGTcattatttgtgtaaaataaatgatcataaatgacattttttaacattgcaCATTACATATCAAAACCGGTATCTCTGTTcctttcaataaattattgtcaaattgcaatttttacgaaaagacTTTTTTCACGTCCAAAAGTTTTGTTCAGAATCGTTATGCACATGGCAATGCAACGCAAAATCTCttgcaaaataaactatatatggATTGTTTACAGGACAACGGTTTGGACATATTTGAGATGTACGTTATGTGATCCCAACACGGACGACACCCGTTTGTTTTTCGCCGGTTACGGAAAGTGGgatttttgattattttcacttttgtgggatcacatttaattttttgtgaatGTCCCAATTTCGAGGGAGAAATTAAAACAGAGAAACAAtgagaaaatttatgttaaaatttgacaagagaaattttttaagaaaacacTACTATAGAATGTCACCTTGCTTTTCCCTCGCAAATTTTGTATGAAAATCCTTTCATATCTTTATGAGGAACAGAGATACTTAAACGTGATAAAATCCAAATGGTTTACGCTGCATCACGGTGTTCtttatacgaatataattttcgcaTATAAGGGACGAACAAGCAGACGAGTATACTCGTTTACGAAAAAGTTTGGAGCAGTCGAACAAAAATTGCCGAATATTGTCGTTCAAATTGCGAAAAGTAGAGCGTAAATCCGAAGAATTAGAAAACGAGCGATCTGCTTTAGAGAAGAAATATGAAGAGGTAAATATATGTGAtaattacaaaacaaatattcCTCTTTCTATTGAATTAATagcacataataatattttaataattgagatTGATGTCCTATGCAACTCTATATtcgtcaaatataaaattacattgtatCTAAAATCTCTCTATTTACCTTAGGTAAAGAAAACAGAAGAGATTTTGCAGAAAGTGAGCAGCGCATTCCAGGACAGAACGCAAAAGAAGCCAACAGAATCCACAACAAAATTGCAACTTAAAAAGATGGTTGACGAAGTGGAAAAGGAAATAGGTTTATTGACTgcgtttttatacatttcttgaaagttaaatatttcattcaaCGGATTGTCAATGTTTTCAGAGGACATGCTGAGCATCTTTACCAACATTAAAAATGGACACAATGTAGATATACCGGATGTAAAAccaaaagataataataatttaaaatacgaaaaactTCTGAAAGAACATGAACTGCTCAAAGAGAAACTCGAATCTGCGGTGAAAGAACTAGCTagcgaaaaagagaagaaaaaagttcAACCAAATGTAAAAGTAGAAGATACCAAAAATGTGGATTTACAAAATGGTAGAAGAGAAAATGTATcaattttgcattaataacAGTGAGATTAGATatgtttaatttctaaatcttATTACAGTGAAGAAAAAGTTAGATGAAGCACATACTTTACGAGAAGCTGAAAGAAAAGCCTGGGATAAAGAGAAACTGGCACTTTcggaagaaaaggagaaattgAAATCTAAACTTCTGTCGCTATCGGCcgaaaaactaaaaatttataacgagGTTGTACAACTAAAAAAAGATCTCGGTAAAACTTGAGCTTTATTTTgaatctaattataaaatcacaGTTTCTTAACACGTCTCAAATATTTTcgacatatttaaattatatttccaaattgtattatataaaatatatattatatttcataaatattatgaaagctatcgataaatatgacttttgttaaaatacagaaacaGCTAAATCGTCGGAAAAAGATGCGGCAACGATGGAGGTAACAATAAAtgaagtaaaagaaaaacttttgCAAGAACAAGAAAAGTGTAAAAGACTACAGGATGATTTGTCATCGTATACTGAAAGAGAATCGAAAATGTCGCAATCGATAACATctgtaaatatcttttttattttaacatttaatattatttatagctgaataaattaataatctatcTTGCGATACTCGTATTATTTCTTCCGATTTCTTCCGACAAAACAGGTTGAGCAGACAAAAGCCAAGCTCGATGCTGAGGTGAAACGTTTGAAGAAGGAATTAGAAAATGCAAAGTCTACCACATCGACGAAAATCACGAATCTAACTGCAGAGCTTACGGAACTTaagcgagaaaaagaaaaattaacatcACAACTTAATAGTGAGAAAGAAACGAAGGAAGCCGAAGTAGCAGCACTCAAGAAGAAGATAACTTCCTTAGAAAAGGCTGGGCAAAATACAAAACGCATGAACGAGATGAAAGAAACttacaatgaaaaaatattaagtacagtatcaaaagatatattactgatctcaacattttatttctgctttatttctgaatttatttctcaaactTATCGTGGAGCTAACGtgataaaattttcagatCTCGAAAATGAGATAAAGAAACATCAGCACGAGCAAGAGACACTTACCAAACAATATCAAGAGCTTACGAATTCAAAGCTACAACTTGAAAGGGAGAATGAATCTCTGAATAGGTAAACAGCAATTCGACACTAACGATGTGAGGAGTAAGAATTCACTGCCAGCAATATTAAATGCCTCATGTAACGTTCATCATTTAATCctatgttttattatagcaAATGCTCGGAGCATAAGaaagatttgaaaaatatacaaaccGTACTTGAAGAGTTACGTAACTCGATGAGAATGAAAGAGAACGAGTGGCGATTAGAGAAATCTGCTCTTGAGGTATAGAGGTTATtgttagttatttattaaaaatccttgtttgaaaaattttatcttggTTTACGATTTTAGGGCCAAATTCGTGACAGCCAATTGCCGAACAAAGTTATCGTAGAAGAACTGAATGACGAAATTAATAcattgaagaaagaaaatgccACTTTACTGGAACGATTGGAGGATGTGAGAAAAGTGGTaagtacatattatatattatttatgtttaattctGCTGTTTCAAGAATATACTGATGCTTTATATGCAAGAATAAGCTgatcctaaaaaaaaaatttatttaaattttgaatccTATTCtcacttcaaaaataatataatttaaatcattttgatTTATAGAATGACGATTTATCTGCAAAACTGAAAGATTATCAGGCAGTTTCTAAGATTCATCAAGCGTTGACACCCGACACTACAGCATTAGAATCAGAAATCCGGAAATTAAAGAATGCCTTGACAAATACAGAAAAGGCCAAGAAAGCAGATCTGGCGCAGTGTAAAATGCGCTATGAGCATAGAATTACAGCGATCAACGACGAGATACAGGCAATCCAGAACCAATTATCACGATACAAACGCGAACGTGACACTTACAAGCACATGTTGGAAGGCGCGCAAAAAACTATAGGCGAGCTGAAGTCCACGAGACAAGGTAGACTCTCTAATGCATCTTCGGGAAAATCAGACGAAGTGagtagttaataatataatttaaaattaatgtgctTTGATATTGTTATACTGATATCCTTGaagctatttttaaagattttgaaaatattcttattattggTCATAGAATCGTATTACTATCCTCTCTTTACTATTAATTCTTCTTCTAttacaaaagatatatttttcttttattctagGATGAAGAATCAACGAAAGCCAACATATTAGTGTTGGAAAAACAAATCAGTTGTATGGAAGACGAACTTTCTGAAACAAGACTGGAAGCTTCCAGGCTGAAGGCTGAATTGGTTTCGGAAAAATCAGCTAGTCACGTCAAAGTTTCTGAACTGCAGTCCCGAATTaacgagataattattattagatttattagatttattagatgcaaataataaatttctagatttgtttatatcatttattcGTTACGATTGCAGATGGAAGAGGAGCGATTGCTCACTAGCGGACGTTCAAAGATTCCAGGATTGAAAGTGCGCATGGAATTGGCTTggcaaaaagagagagaagaacaTCAAAGGTTACTGCAAGAAACGGCAACGTTAGCGCGAGACTTGCGACAAACGCTATTCGAAGTACTGATTAGCAacgtaacatataaataagatGACATAGCCAATTCAAACTTTTTACGACTTTACGAGTATTATGTTTGCAGATAGAAAGAGAACGCAGCAAAGAGCGGCTTGAAAATAAACGGAGACAAGATCAGTTAAAGAAAGTGTTCGACgaggagaaggaagaaaataagaaaaaattatcggAGGTAACTGAAAGTCATATACGATCGAAATATtcgtacacatatattttggaaatatgttaaaaaattggtaatttttttttacatcgtaattaatcaattttagtTACAATGCGACCTACTCGAGCTGCGAGACGCGCACGCGAAATTAAGAACGAGCAACGAGAAAATGAGACGTGAAAAAGAGCGGCACGAGAAGGAGAGGCAGGAACTCAAAgaagttatattaaataaatgtaaattggaACAAACGGAAATGCGGAACATTAACATCCTTATGCAACAAGTACAGGATCTGCTACAGCTGTTTCCTGAATTAAATACCGTAACGGAGAACGGAACGCCCGATGTATATACGCCAACTCCGCCGAGGCGAttgaaagtataaaatatctacATTCGCATATAATATTAGCAGCGACAAAACATTTATgacaattattaacattattcaAAACGAAAgctttaaaaatgtacaattattcGTAGGGACCAAAATCGAGGGAGTCATCGCCAATGTTGGAAACAAAAAGCGACGTAAAAGGTATTCTGCAATAAAAACttgattgatttatattgaatataaataatttaatattaataataatattatttcaaaccATGTGTAATCGCGTTTGCAGCCGTAACTCCAATACTCGGCGAAAGAACAGAAAAATTAGAGtacactattaaaaaattaatgggCGTGGCGAAAGAGCTTAAAGATTCGAAGAAAACGTCGGATGAAGCGAATGCAATGCGGTTGAAGAAATTGGGAAAGAGGTGAGATTTCGCGATTTATAATCCGTCTGATCTGTTGTCAAACTATTGAGAAtgtgaaaaatgttattttgctGTTCTAGAGCGACATCAGTAGAAAGCGATCCAGGGAAAGGAGTAGTATTGAATCGCGGTAAACCACGTTTGAAAAGAAAGAGTCTCTCTTTGGAACAAACGTCTCCTCGTCAAGAAGTAAGTACAAGATGCTTCATATACAGGTCTCTTCATGAATTATaggaaataattctttgtgagatgagatattattaacttttgcataaaatatagtCTCCAGCTATTTGGGGCACGGGCACGGACAGTAACTTGTCGAGCATGCAATCATTAGAGGGATCGGAAGTCGAGTCTCGTGGAACTAGTCGACAGAGAGATTCCAGCGTAGACAggtatcaaaataataattcgtaACATCACGTCAACATCTTTCGGAGTATATCGatagaataatgaatatacttgataattgttatatttagcCGCCTTTCCGGAGGATCGACAAAGAGCGAAATGTTAGAGCGGGACAAGAAATATGGCAAGGGGATAATACGAAAATTAACACACAAGTTAACTAAATCGTCCAGCGTCGATGACCCGAACATGACTGACTACTCACTTCAGGcaagaagatatttaaatattcggaattactattatttaaatagaacgtgatttatattaaaatgactGAATGCTTGACAGACATCTGGATCTGAAACCAGCATCAACGAAACTCTTAAAATGGAAAAGAAGAAtctaaagaagaaattaacaGCCATGTTCAAAAGAGGTTCAAGAAGCAGTAGGTAAgccaaaaaattgcaaattaaattattatctaatataagtaaaaatgtataaaataacttattgttaaaaaatgaaaatgtagcaatatttaataaatgtcaCGATACCTTTTCAGCGTAGAGAAAAAGACTGGAACCGGCAATTCCAGCAGGCCTGCTTCGAGGAACTCCATGACGTCGGATTAATAATCCCACGTGTGCGATCTTGAAGAGATTTAATATACTTTGGCTCACATGGGATCACTTCCTTTGAgagaaaataacattacatTCGACAACGTTGTAATAAAAAGGCAGACTGCTCAAATTCGTATTTAGGTATTACATACCGGAATGATTTCgttgatagaaaaaaataatacatacacGTGTATTCTTGTATGTCAATAGCGTCCAATCGATTTACTTAAATCCTTAAACCACGACATGTGTAACGTCTTAATGTCCAGAACAAGTAGTCCTCGTTTAATACATCCactttacgaaaaaattttttcacaaataaaaGATGGCTCGTGCTTGATCATGagtgtgtgtaaaatatacatatcctttgtacaatgtacaattattggaaaatataatgtataaagttTTACCGACTGTATCCTGGAGTCattttaaataccttgtatcaGATTGCAAATCGTGTTAGATTCGTTAACATGCTCAGAACTGTAGTAGATCACAGttcaaacattatatattttcagtctATGTTACAgatgtacatatatgcatcGCCAAGTAAGCgcataaacattaattaataaatatatggaaCAGTTTTAGTTGAGTATGAAGTATGAAGTATTTCGAACATCCTTATATACAATTGTGTTGTGTACTTTGACAGGTATTTCCATCAGGCGATTATAAAtcgatttatcatttatattgcTTGAATTCCCAAGAGAAAATAGGGAGAAATCAACGTTTCGAACGTTTCTCTTTCTTAGACTTCTTCTTGTGTTTAGGGCTTTTATGTTCCTTATGCTTGTGTTTCTTCTTCGATTTTTTCACTTTGTCTCGTTCCACCCATTTTCCGCCGAGTTTCGAATCCTCCGTAGTTTTCGACACCACGACGCTTCGAAATACTGGTTTCAGTTGTTTGGCGTTATCAGCTTCTGTCGTCGTTGCAGCGTTGTCCTGTTTCAACAATCTCTGAGGCAGAACCGGACCATACATATCTGGCAGTACTGCAATCTCTGCGTCATCAATTACATCGTTATGATCCGTGGCATCGTTCCGCGATTCACCGGTAATTGGCAAACTAGTTTCCGAGATTTTACAAGTCGTACTTTCATCATTAATGCATTTCGGTTGCGTCACCACCAAGCTGTCGAGATCCAATTTCGCGAAGATACCTCGCGGTGGCGATGTGTTGCGTTGCACATTTAGCTCTTTCGGATCTTTCCCGATCAAAATCGATTTGACAGTCTCGCTGTCAACATTATCCTCCGTCTCGCTATCGGAATCTTCGCTGCTGCTGAGGAAAATCGCTTTAAATAGatccttcttttcttctgaTTGATCTTTAAGCATAGATACCGGCTcggaatttatttcttttttctcttctattcCTGTTTTATCTTCTAAATTATCTCTCACATCCTGTTTGGCATCTTTCGACGTTGCGGAAGGAATACCTTTGCCGAAAACTTTCTCGTAGGAAGCTTCgaagattttaaatttctcagaGATGGGTTCTGAAGGTTGGTAGATGTTAGATGGAATATTATTGGAACCAGTGTTGGAAATCGTttcgtttatattttcttccGTTTTCTCCTTCGATCGGGTAACTTCTTCCACCTGTGTTTCAACTGTATCCGTAGCTTTCGTGAATTTCGATGAATTACACCAATCCAAAGAATCAAAAACGGAGAATCTCGCCGATTTCCGATCCGTTGCAATCGTCGCACAGCCAACTTTTGGTTCGGGAATATTGAATCTCTTGCAAACGATACTCGCCGGTTTCCATTCGCTTCGCTGTCGCGTAAGTTTGCCAAACATTTTCAATCTCACCGCTTCCTTTACGTCCTTTTCCGGATCCATTCTGTCCGTCGTATAATCAGCGCTATGTACAAACTTGTCTGCCATATACGTATTCGACTGCTCCAGTTTTGTCGCTTGCTCGAATTCCTCGCGTTCTTGCTCTCTCTCCCAATCGGTCATAGAAAGTGGTTGAATACTTTCGAACTTGTCCTTCTCACCGTTCTTCGAGAAGATAAGATACTGCTCGAATCGTTTCTGTTTATCCGGATTAGACAAGAACAATTTACTTGTTTCACTCTTCCCCAAGGAATCGCTTTCCGTCGATTTTTCTATGTTTGATTGCGCAGATGTCGACAAAGATTCTTTAAAATCTTCCAACTTCTTTAAACTACCTGTATCGTCCGGTCTCGAACCAACAATGGCGCCTTTGACAAAGTTTTGCACGTTCAATTTATCCAACCAAGAGTTACCTGTCGTCTTCCGCTGACTCTCCacgttttctctctccttcgttTGTTGTTTACCATGTAAATTCAAggtttttgaaataatattagcgGCAACGGATGTACTTGAAGAAGCCTGTGGTTTCTTGGAACGTTCATCGGAGTCTTCTAAAATCCGCGCTCTATCTATGGCATTCAATGGCTCCTTACGTTTATTATCTACTGGGGCTGCAATCGGCGGATAAAATCTACTTTTCCTAACAGCGTGCACTGGTGCAAAATCCTTT
Proteins encoded:
- the LOC139813125 gene encoding uncharacterized protein isoform X3 — protein: MHSMYSSKKGDPLCPLGFHPQVRWPTRCKRCFRDYKEHGGRRNSLGDITSSSPSLSSHSTRGSESNRTWSSATNLAKDENKNNHSQSAATAGWTSLMDLSAIDKNPEDASKLESNKNVRRPAKLQIKNVISNNNSGASENDVEFIIQNEIEKLRSQLNDMRARCEKAEKEKSEILLRRLTTMETMSNKTSTGEVAKLQKKNEALVQEKNVLLAKIKSLEKETTGKPYRGERDKTHDELRSKLKAAENLCESLMDENEDMKKEIRQLEEEIYELQDNFRDEQADEYTRLRKSLEQSNKNCRILSFKLRKVERKSEELENERSALEKKYEEVKKTEEILQKVSSAFQDRTQKKPTESTTKLQLKKMVDEVEKEIEDMLSIFTNIKNGHNVDIPDVKPKDNNNLKYEKLLKEHELLKEKLESAVKELASEKEKKKVQPNVKVEDTKNVDLQNVKKKLDEAHTLREAERKAWDKEKLALSEEKEKLKSKLLSLSAEKLKIYNEVVQLKKDLETAKSSEKDAATMEVTINEVKEKLLQEQEKCKRLQDDLSSYTERESKMSQSITSVEQTKAKLDAEVKRLKKELENAKSTTSTKITNLTAELTELKREKEKLTSQLNSEKETKEAEVAALKKKITSLEKAGQNTKRMNEMKETYNEKILNLENEIKKHQHEQETLTKQYQELTNSKLQLERENESLNSKCSEHKKDLKNIQTVLEELRNSMRMKENEWRLEKSALEGQIRDSQLPNKVIVEELNDEINTLKKENATLLERLEDVRKVNDDLSAKLKDYQAVSKIHQALTPDTTALESEIRKLKNALTNTEKAKKADLAQCKMRYEHRITAINDEIQAIQNQLSRYKRERDTYKHMLEGAQKTIGELKSTRQGRLSNASSGKSDEDEESTKANILVLEKQISCMEDELSETRLEASRLKAELVSEKSASHVKVSELQSRINEMEEERLLTSGRSKIPGLKVRMELAWQKEREEHQRLLQETATLARDLRQTLFEIERERSKERLENKRRQDQLKKVFDEEKEENKKKLSELQCDLLELRDAHAKLRTSNEKMRREKERHEKERQELKEVILNKCKLEQTEMRNINILMQQVQDLLQLFPELNTVTENGTPDVYTPTPPRRLKGPKSRESSPMLETKSDVKAVTPILGERTEKLEYTIKKLMGVAKELKDSKKTSDEANAMRLKKLGKRATSVESDPGKGVVLNRGKPRLKRKSLSLEQTSPRQESPAIWGTGTDSNLSSMQSLEGSEVESRGTSRQRDSSVDSRLSGGSTKSEMLERDKKYGKGIIRKLTHKLTKSSSVDDPNMTDYSLQTSGSETSINETLKMEKKNLKKKLTAMFKRGSRSSSVEKKTGTGNSSRPASRNSMTSD
- the LOC139813125 gene encoding uncharacterized protein isoform X1, coding for MHSMYSSKKGDPLCPLGFHPQVRWPTRCKRCFRDYKEHGGRRNSLGDITSSSPSLSSHSTRGSESNRTWSSATNLAKDENKNNHSQSAATAGWTSLMDLSAIDKNPEDASKLESNKNVRRPAKLQIKNVISNNNSGASENDVEFIIQVRKSRPAPPKQVVQDGLDNVTVKREDIEENEIEKLRSQLNDMRARCEKAEKEKSEILLRRLTTMETMSNKTSTGEVAKLQKKNEALVQEKNVLLAKIKSLEKETTGKPYRGERDKTHDELRSKLKAAENLCESLMDENEDMKKEIRQLEEEIYELQDNFRDEQADEYTRLRKSLEQSNKNCRILSFKLRKVERKSEELENERSALEKKYEEVKKTEEILQKVSSAFQDRTQKKPTESTTKLQLKKMVDEVEKEIEDMLSIFTNIKNGHNVDIPDVKPKDNNNLKYEKLLKEHELLKEKLESAVKELASEKEKKKVQPNVKVEDTKNVDLQNVKKKLDEAHTLREAERKAWDKEKLALSEEKEKLKSKLLSLSAEKLKIYNEVVQLKKDLETAKSSEKDAATMEVTINEVKEKLLQEQEKCKRLQDDLSSYTERESKMSQSITSVEQTKAKLDAEVKRLKKELENAKSTTSTKITNLTAELTELKREKEKLTSQLNSEKETKEAEVAALKKKITSLEKAGQNTKRMNEMKETYNEKILNLENEIKKHQHEQETLTKQYQELTNSKLQLERENESLNSKCSEHKKDLKNIQTVLEELRNSMRMKENEWRLEKSALEGQIRDSQLPNKVIVEELNDEINTLKKENATLLERLEDVRKVNDDLSAKLKDYQAVSKIHQALTPDTTALESEIRKLKNALTNTEKAKKADLAQCKMRYEHRITAINDEIQAIQNQLSRYKRERDTYKHMLEGAQKTIGELKSTRQGRLSNASSGKSDEDEESTKANILVLEKQISCMEDELSETRLEASRLKAELVSEKSASHVKVSELQSRINEMEEERLLTSGRSKIPGLKVRMELAWQKEREEHQRLLQETATLARDLRQTLFEIERERSKERLENKRRQDQLKKVFDEEKEENKKKLSELQCDLLELRDAHAKLRTSNEKMRREKERHEKERQELKEVILNKCKLEQTEMRNINILMQQVQDLLQLFPELNTVTENGTPDVYTPTPPRRLKGPKSRESSPMLETKSDVKAVTPILGERTEKLEYTIKKLMGVAKELKDSKKTSDEANAMRLKKLGKRATSVESDPGKGVVLNRGKPRLKRKSLSLEQTSPRQESPAIWGTGTDSNLSSMQSLEGSEVESRGTSRQRDSSVDSRLSGGSTKSEMLERDKKYGKGIIRKLTHKLTKSSSVDDPNMTDYSLQTSGSETSINETLKMEKKNLKKKLTAMFKRGSRSSSVEKKTGTGNSSRPASRNSMTSD
- the LOC139813125 gene encoding uncharacterized protein isoform X2; the protein is MHSMYSSKKGDPLCPLGFHPQVRWPTRCKRCFRDYKEHGGRRNSLGDITSSSPSLSSHSTRGSESNRTWSSATNLAKDENKNNHSQSAATAGWTSLMDLSAIDKNPEDASKLENVRRPAKLQIKNVISNNNSGASENDVEFIIQVRKSRPAPPKQVVQDGLDNVTVKREDIEENEIEKLRSQLNDMRARCEKAEKEKSEILLRRLTTMETMSNKTSTGEVAKLQKKNEALVQEKNVLLAKIKSLEKETTGKPYRGERDKTHDELRSKLKAAENLCESLMDENEDMKKEIRQLEEEIYELQDNFRDEQADEYTRLRKSLEQSNKNCRILSFKLRKVERKSEELENERSALEKKYEEVKKTEEILQKVSSAFQDRTQKKPTESTTKLQLKKMVDEVEKEIEDMLSIFTNIKNGHNVDIPDVKPKDNNNLKYEKLLKEHELLKEKLESAVKELASEKEKKKVQPNVKVEDTKNVDLQNVKKKLDEAHTLREAERKAWDKEKLALSEEKEKLKSKLLSLSAEKLKIYNEVVQLKKDLETAKSSEKDAATMEVTINEVKEKLLQEQEKCKRLQDDLSSYTERESKMSQSITSVEQTKAKLDAEVKRLKKELENAKSTTSTKITNLTAELTELKREKEKLTSQLNSEKETKEAEVAALKKKITSLEKAGQNTKRMNEMKETYNEKILNLENEIKKHQHEQETLTKQYQELTNSKLQLERENESLNSKCSEHKKDLKNIQTVLEELRNSMRMKENEWRLEKSALEGQIRDSQLPNKVIVEELNDEINTLKKENATLLERLEDVRKVNDDLSAKLKDYQAVSKIHQALTPDTTALESEIRKLKNALTNTEKAKKADLAQCKMRYEHRITAINDEIQAIQNQLSRYKRERDTYKHMLEGAQKTIGELKSTRQGRLSNASSGKSDEDEESTKANILVLEKQISCMEDELSETRLEASRLKAELVSEKSASHVKVSELQSRINEMEEERLLTSGRSKIPGLKVRMELAWQKEREEHQRLLQETATLARDLRQTLFEIERERSKERLENKRRQDQLKKVFDEEKEENKKKLSELQCDLLELRDAHAKLRTSNEKMRREKERHEKERQELKEVILNKCKLEQTEMRNINILMQQVQDLLQLFPELNTVTENGTPDVYTPTPPRRLKGPKSRESSPMLETKSDVKAVTPILGERTEKLEYTIKKLMGVAKELKDSKKTSDEANAMRLKKLGKRATSVESDPGKGVVLNRGKPRLKRKSLSLEQTSPRQESPAIWGTGTDSNLSSMQSLEGSEVESRGTSRQRDSSVDSRLSGGSTKSEMLERDKKYGKGIIRKLTHKLTKSSSVDDPNMTDYSLQTSGSETSINETLKMEKKNLKKKLTAMFKRGSRSSSVEKKTGTGNSSRPASRNSMTSD
- the LOC139813125 gene encoding uncharacterized protein isoform X4, whose product is MHSMYSSKKGDPLCPLGFHPQVRWPTRCKRCFRDYKEHGGRRNSLGDITSSSPSLSSHSTRGSESNRTWSSATNLAKDENKNNHSQSAATAGWTSLMDLSAIDKNPEDASKLENVRRPAKLQIKNVISNNNSGASENDVEFIIQNEIEKLRSQLNDMRARCEKAEKEKSEILLRRLTTMETMSNKTSTGEVAKLQKKNEALVQEKNVLLAKIKSLEKETTGKPYRGERDKTHDELRSKLKAAENLCESLMDENEDMKKEIRQLEEEIYELQDNFRDEQADEYTRLRKSLEQSNKNCRILSFKLRKVERKSEELENERSALEKKYEEVKKTEEILQKVSSAFQDRTQKKPTESTTKLQLKKMVDEVEKEIEDMLSIFTNIKNGHNVDIPDVKPKDNNNLKYEKLLKEHELLKEKLESAVKELASEKEKKKVQPNVKVEDTKNVDLQNVKKKLDEAHTLREAERKAWDKEKLALSEEKEKLKSKLLSLSAEKLKIYNEVVQLKKDLETAKSSEKDAATMEVTINEVKEKLLQEQEKCKRLQDDLSSYTERESKMSQSITSVEQTKAKLDAEVKRLKKELENAKSTTSTKITNLTAELTELKREKEKLTSQLNSEKETKEAEVAALKKKITSLEKAGQNTKRMNEMKETYNEKILNLENEIKKHQHEQETLTKQYQELTNSKLQLERENESLNSKCSEHKKDLKNIQTVLEELRNSMRMKENEWRLEKSALEGQIRDSQLPNKVIVEELNDEINTLKKENATLLERLEDVRKVNDDLSAKLKDYQAVSKIHQALTPDTTALESEIRKLKNALTNTEKAKKADLAQCKMRYEHRITAINDEIQAIQNQLSRYKRERDTYKHMLEGAQKTIGELKSTRQGRLSNASSGKSDEDEESTKANILVLEKQISCMEDELSETRLEASRLKAELVSEKSASHVKVSELQSRINEMEEERLLTSGRSKIPGLKVRMELAWQKEREEHQRLLQETATLARDLRQTLFEIERERSKERLENKRRQDQLKKVFDEEKEENKKKLSELQCDLLELRDAHAKLRTSNEKMRREKERHEKERQELKEVILNKCKLEQTEMRNINILMQQVQDLLQLFPELNTVTENGTPDVYTPTPPRRLKGPKSRESSPMLETKSDVKAVTPILGERTEKLEYTIKKLMGVAKELKDSKKTSDEANAMRLKKLGKRATSVESDPGKGVVLNRGKPRLKRKSLSLEQTSPRQESPAIWGTGTDSNLSSMQSLEGSEVESRGTSRQRDSSVDSRLSGGSTKSEMLERDKKYGKGIIRKLTHKLTKSSSVDDPNMTDYSLQTSGSETSINETLKMEKKNLKKKLTAMFKRGSRSSSVEKKTGTGNSSRPASRNSMTSD